Proteins from a single region of Merismopedia glauca CCAP 1448/3:
- the cas3 gene encoding type I-D CRISPR-associated helicase Cas3' gives MSNYSIYLYSVYSSPSHEIPKDLKLPDNWTLSWHQVETLKALRDSNIDVVFNTAMTGDGKSLAAYLEVLQGEYSAISLYPTNELARDQEIQIKGYIDTFKPVNNPRVARLSSAELEIYAENEGLKKSAAISTLTNQREVILTNPDILHYLHRGAYLMPGDSPDKLWGKIDKDFDLFIFDEFHIFAAPQIASVINTMLLIHCTNRRKKFLFLSATPELEFISRLQIAGFRCQEINPLDRKKYQFPDSLEQEEKLSNQNWRQVSRAITLKFISLRPSFKASEIWLRENGNLILEYLQNYPGSKGAIILNSIASVQRLLTFFQELLQPHGLTVGENTGLSGKSAKEKSLLADLVLGTSTIDVGVDFKINFLIFESSDAGNLIQRLGRLGRHDGYQKEELEIRFKNFTAYALVPNFLVERLFLGDNPPLENDGNYNRAFLNATIKDKYQQINDFRGYYQRWGAVQSLWLCKKLSDRTIQQQSAKSRDKFQKACENVFNTSLRTVAARISGWAKDWQHISGKSGNPIAEEAFSFRGSSLLQCGLYDLTEENAAERFKIYDLPGIIGNLEIEIWTEAAFMRTLKETAERTRQPIPKRRYEHCLAFMKLRHYREERLNWKFTYSGDLQQIADAWKVQVLRGIEVWQPDNNYVREINQRLKKQGLVCYVLRHPVAEVRNRLRLPMHFQLYPICDELSLHDSSAPYAIAFGQSALLLDTLAYTFKSKGDESWIV, from the coding sequence ATGTCCAATTACAGCATTTACCTCTATTCTGTTTATTCATCTCCATCGCATGAGATCCCAAAAGACCTAAAATTACCCGATAATTGGACGCTTTCTTGGCATCAAGTCGAAACTCTTAAAGCCTTGCGCGACTCAAATATAGATGTTGTATTTAATACTGCAATGACTGGTGATGGGAAAAGTTTGGCAGCCTATTTAGAAGTGCTTCAGGGAGAATATTCAGCCATTAGCTTATATCCTACCAATGAACTCGCTCGCGATCAAGAAATACAGATTAAAGGATATATTGACACTTTTAAGCCAGTGAATAATCCTCGTGTTGCCAGGTTGAGTAGCGCGGAATTAGAAATTTATGCTGAGAATGAAGGATTGAAAAAAAGTGCCGCAATTTCAACCCTAACTAATCAAAGGGAAGTTATACTTACTAACCCTGATATTTTACATTATTTACACCGTGGAGCTTATTTAATGCCTGGGGATAGTCCAGATAAATTGTGGGGTAAAATTGATAAAGATTTTGACTTATTTATTTTTGACGAGTTTCACATTTTTGCCGCACCGCAAATTGCTAGTGTGATTAATACAATGTTATTAATTCACTGCACAAATCGCCGTAAAAAATTTCTTTTCCTTTCTGCCACACCAGAGTTAGAGTTCATTTCACGATTGCAAATAGCAGGTTTTCGTTGCCAAGAAATAAATCCACTAGATCGGAAGAAGTACCAATTTCCTGATAGTTTAGAGCAAGAAGAGAAATTAAGCAATCAAAATTGGCGACAAGTATCTCGCGCCATCACACTTAAGTTTATTTCTTTGAGACCATCATTTAAAGCTTCGGAAATATGGTTGCGAGAAAACGGTAATCTCATCCTCGAATATTTGCAAAATTATCCAGGTAGTAAAGGGGCAATTATTTTAAATTCAATTGCTTCTGTGCAGCGACTTTTAACTTTTTTTCAAGAACTTTTACAGCCACATGGTTTAACAGTTGGTGAAAATACAGGTTTATCAGGAAAATCAGCCAAAGAGAAATCACTTTTAGCTGACTTAGTTTTGGGCACTAGCACAATTGATGTTGGTGTAGATTTCAAAATCAACTTTCTAATTTTTGAATCATCGGATGCAGGTAATTTGATTCAGCGTTTGGGAAGATTGGGAAGACACGACGGTTATCAAAAAGAAGAACTAGAAATTAGATTTAAAAACTTTACAGCTTATGCGCTAGTTCCAAATTTCTTAGTCGAACGCTTATTTTTGGGAGATAATCCACCTTTAGAAAATGACGGGAATTATAACCGTGCATTTCTCAACGCCACAATTAAAGATAAATATCAGCAAATTAATGATTTTCGCGGTTATTATCAGCGTTGGGGTGCGGTACAATCATTATGGTTGTGCAAAAAATTGAGCGATCGCACTATCCAACAACAATCCGCTAAAAGCCGCGATAAATTCCAAAAAGCGTGCGAAAATGTCTTTAATACCAGTTTGAGAACGGTTGCGGCACGTATTTCTGGTTGGGCAAAAGATTGGCAGCATATTTCTGGAAAATCAGGAAATCCCATCGCTGAAGAGGCTTTTAGTTTTCGAGGTTCAAGTCTTTTGCAATGTGGTTTGTACGATTTGACGGAGGAAAATGCAGCAGAACGCTTTAAAATCTACGATTTGCCAGGTATTATTGGTAATTTAGAAATCGAAATATGGACCGAAGCGGCATTTATGCGGACACTAAAAGAAACCGCAGAACGTACCCGACAACCAATTCCTAAAAGAAGGTATGAACATTGTCTCGCATTTATGAAGTTGCGTCACTACCGCGAAGAAAGATTGAACTGGAAATTTACCTATTCTGGAGATTTACAGCAAATTGCCGATGCTTGGAAAGTGCAAGTACTAAGGGGGATTGAAGTTTGGCAACCCGATAATAATTATGTCAGGGAGATTAATCAGCGTTTGAAAAAACAGGGTTTGGTTTGCTATGTATTGCGTCATCCAGTAGCAGAGGTGAGGAATCGATTGCGCTTACCGATGCATTTTCAACTCTATCCGATATGCGATGAGCTTAGTTTACATGATAGTAGTGCGCCTTATGCGATCGCGTTTGGTCAATCTGCATTGTTGCTGGATACTTTAGCTTACACGTTTAAGAGTAAGGGGGATGAATCATGGATAGTTTAG
- a CDS encoding PDDEXK nuclease domain-containing protein produces the protein MNKPTSEEYRNLLVEVQQRIRSAQYEALKAVNKELIALYWDIGKMIVIRQQGATWGKSVVEQLAKDLQNEFPGISGFSSRNIWNMRSFYVEYHQNQKLQPLVAEISWTHNLVILEKCKDDLEREFYIRMTRKFGWTKNVLIHQIENKTYEKTLLNQTNFQQTISEEIRNQAKLAVKDEYIFDFLELADEHSERQLEQAILTRVEPFLQEMGGMFAFIGSQYRLEIDGEEYFIDILLYHRLLKCLVAVELKIGKFSPEFVGKMQFYLAALDDKVKQPDENSSIGIILCKSKSKTIVEYALRESNKPIGVATYQIVSTVPQELINQLPAPEQVAKLLQGIE, from the coding sequence ATGAATAAACCCACTTCAGAAGAATACAGAAATTTATTAGTGGAAGTACAACAACGTATTCGTTCTGCACAATACGAAGCACTTAAAGCTGTTAATAAAGAACTAATTGCACTTTACTGGGATATCGGCAAAATGATTGTCATCCGTCAACAAGGTGCAACTTGGGGTAAATCGGTTGTTGAGCAACTAGCAAAAGATTTACAAAATGAATTTCCAGGAATTAGTGGATTTTCATCTCGTAATATCTGGAATATGCGTAGTTTCTATGTTGAGTATCATCAAAATCAAAAACTGCAACCATTGGTTGCAGAAATTAGTTGGACTCACAACTTAGTCATTTTAGAAAAGTGTAAAGATGACTTAGAACGTGAATTTTATATCAGAATGACTCGTAAATTTGGCTGGACGAAAAACGTTTTAATCCATCAAATTGAAAATAAAACCTACGAAAAAACTCTGCTCAATCAAACTAATTTTCAGCAAACTATTTCTGAAGAAATTCGCAACCAAGCCAAACTAGCAGTCAAAGACGAATACATCTTTGATTTTTTAGAATTAGCAGACGAGCATAGCGAACGACAGTTAGAGCAAGCAATTTTGACTAGAGTTGAACCTTTTTTACAGGAAATGGGTGGAATGTTTGCTTTTATTGGCAGTCAATATCGGCTAGAGATAGATGGAGAAGAATATTTTATCGATATTTTGTTATATCACCGTCTTCTCAAATGTTTGGTAGCAGTTGAGTTAAAAATTGGGAAGTTTTCACCTGAATTTGTCGGTAAAATGCAGTTTTATTTGGCGGCATTAGATGACAAAGTAAAGCAACCAGATGAAAATTCATCGATTGGAATTATTTTATGTAAATCAAAAAGTAAAACGATTGTTGAGTATGCATTAAGGGAATCAAATAAGCCAATTGGTGTGGCAACTTATCAAATAGTTTCTACTGTTCCACAAGAGCTTATAAATCAGCTTCCCGCACCAGAGCAAGTAGCAAAACTTTTACAGGGAATCGAGTAA